In one window of bacterium DNA:
- a CDS encoding ATP-dependent Clp protease ATP-binding subunit → MEDFASRFSKEAKEALFKSERIAHSLKEQLGSNHLLLAIATMKESKAYVVLDELGISLSALNSVFQFSPKKEEKKGLPSQEIKEILKQSFTLAFQSRSGEISTIHLLLATLQNRQFSANLLLRKIGVDLEKLKRMLFQRLEEEKNFKDTNIPEEERGGFLDSGEFGFLDFPFPSFFSQGSPKRAKTKSKTPTLDLFATDLTKKAKKGEIDPVIGREKEIQRVIQILNRRKKNNPVLIGEPGVGKTAIVEGLAQKITLGQVPFSLANKRVLALDLGLLVAGTKYRGEFEKRIKKIVEEIKRDKDVILFIDEIHTVVGAGAAEGSIDAANIIKPPLARGELRLIGATTLDEYRKHIEKDSAFERRLQPVLIGEPTPAETLDILKGIKDYYEKFHRVKITQDALKSAVEFSQKYIHDRFFPDKAIDLIDEAASAKGVKVQTDIPSRKIARLEKQLEKVVKQKEKAVNRQDFEKAALFKDKEEKLKKEIEDFKKGATSKKILGRITRKDIAVVVSQWTGIPVGELAIEERKKYQRLEERMKSKIIGQDQAIYEVARAIKRSSAGVRAEDRPIGSFIFLGPTGVGKTETAKVLAEVLFGSKDALIKIDMSEFMEKHNVSRLVGAPPGYVGYEEGGKLTEQVRRKPYSVILFDEIEKAHSEVFNMLLQVLEDGYLTDAQGRKVSFKNTVIIMTSNLGVKELNQEAEIGFRLVQKQGDKQGFLKRFTSAKKKIIKEVKSFFPPEFLNRLDKIIIFNPLSVADVKEIVKIQLKELQQRLKQKKIFLEADSSTLRFLAKKGFDPHLGARPIRRLIMREIEDRVSEKLLFGEIKEGDKIKTTLSSNKKHLTLNLKRKSKQRI, encoded by the coding sequence ATGGAAGATTTTGCTTCTCGTTTTTCTAAAGAAGCTAAAGAAGCTTTATTTAAATCTGAAAGGATTGCTCATTCACTAAAAGAACAATTGGGTTCTAATCATTTACTTTTAGCGATCGCGACAATGAAAGAATCTAAAGCTTATGTTGTTTTGGATGAATTAGGCATTTCTTTGTCAGCCTTAAATAGTGTTTTTCAATTTAGCCCCAAAAAAGAAGAGAAAAAAGGTTTGCCTTCGCAGGAAATAAAAGAAATTTTAAAGCAGAGCTTTACTTTGGCTTTTCAGTCTCGTTCAGGAGAAATATCTACTATACATTTACTTTTAGCTACATTACAAAACCGCCAGTTTTCTGCTAATTTGCTCTTGCGTAAAATAGGGGTAGATTTAGAAAAATTAAAAAGAATGTTGTTTCAAAGATTAGAAGAAGAAAAGAATTTTAAAGACACTAATATCCCTGAAGAAGAAAGGGGTGGTTTTTTGGATTCAGGTGAGTTTGGTTTTTTAGATTTTCCTTTTCCCAGTTTTTTCTCTCAAGGATCACCTAAAAGAGCAAAAACAAAATCCAAAACCCCGACTTTAGACCTGTTTGCCACTGATTTAACAAAAAAAGCAAAAAAAGGTGAAATAGATCCTGTTATTGGCCGCGAAAAAGAGATCCAAAGAGTAATCCAAATTTTAAACCGCCGCAAAAAGAACAACCCTGTGCTTATTGGCGAACCGGGCGTAGGTAAAACAGCTATTGTTGAAGGTCTGGCACAAAAAATTACTTTAGGGCAGGTGCCTTTTAGCTTAGCTAATAAAAGAGTGTTAGCCCTTGATCTTGGTCTTTTAGTAGCAGGTACAAAATACAGAGGAGAGTTTGAAAAAAGGATTAAAAAAATCGTTGAAGAGATAAAGAGAGATAAAGATGTTATTCTCTTTATTGACGAAATACACACTGTTGTAGGTGCAGGAGCAGCTGAAGGATCAATAGATGCGGCTAACATTATTAAGCCGCCTTTAGCCAGAGGTGAGCTTCGTCTTATTGGTGCAACCACTTTGGACGAATACCGGAAACACATTGAAAAGGATTCTGCTTTTGAAAGAAGACTGCAGCCGGTTTTAATAGGAGAGCCAACTCCGGCTGAGACTTTAGATATACTTAAAGGTATCAAAGACTACTATGAAAAGTTTCACCGGGTAAAAATAACCCAAGACGCACTTAAGTCAGCGGTAGAGTTTAGCCAAAAGTACATCCATGATCGCTTTTTCCCAGATAAAGCCATTGATCTCATTGACGAAGCAGCTTCAGCTAAAGGGGTGAAAGTGCAGACCGATATCCCTTCACGAAAAATTGCCCGCCTAGAAAAACAGCTTGAAAAAGTGGTAAAACAAAAAGAAAAAGCAGTAAACAGACAGGATTTTGAAAAGGCAGCTCTCTTTAAAGATAAAGAAGAGAAACTCAAGAAGGAGATCGAAGATTTCAAAAAAGGAGCAACAAGCAAAAAGATATTGGGACGAATAACACGTAAAGATATTGCGGTGGTGGTTTCTCAATGGACAGGGATTCCTGTAGGCGAGTTGGCTATTGAAGAAAGGAAAAAATATCAACGTTTAGAGGAGAGAATGAAAAGTAAAATAATTGGTCAAGATCAAGCTATATATGAGGTAGCGCGAGCCATAAAGCGTTCCTCTGCTGGTGTCAGGGCAGAAGACAGGCCTATTGGTTCTTTTATCTTTTTGGGTCCTACAGGAGTAGGCAAAACCGAAACAGCCAAAGTGTTGGCTGAAGTTCTTTTTGGCTCTAAAGACGCCCTAATAAAAATTGATATGTCTGAGTTTATGGAAAAACACAATGTTTCCCGCTTAGTAGGAGCACCTCCCGGATATGTTGGTTATGAAGAAGGTGGTAAACTGACTGAACAGGTCAGGCGGAAACCATATTCAGTTATTCTTTTTGACGAAATAGAAAAAGCCCACTCAGAAGTTTTTAATATGCTACTTCAGGTTTTAGAAGATGGCTACCTTACTGATGCTCAGGGTCGCAAAGTGAGTTTTAAAAATACAGTGATTATTATGACTTCTAACTTAGGGGTAAAGGAGTTAAATCAGGAAGCAGAGATCGGTTTCCGTCTTGTTCAAAAACAAGGAGATAAACAAGGTTTTTTAAAAAGGTTTACAAGCGCCAAAAAGAAAATAATAAAGGAGGTCAAAAGTTTTTTTCCTCCAGAGTTTTTAAACCGTTTAGATAAAATTATAATTTTTAACCCTTTATCCGTAGCAGATGTTAAAGAGATAGTAAAGATCCAACTCAAAGAACTTCAACAAAGACTAAAGCAAAAGAAAATCTTTTTGGAAGCAGATAGTTCTACTCTTCGTTTTTTGGCGAAAAAAGGTTTTGATCCCCATCTGGGAGCAAGACCTATTAGGCGTTTAATTATGCGGGAGATTGAAGATAGAGTTTCAGAAAAGCTTCTTTTTGGGGAAATAAAAGAAGGTGATAAGATAAAAACAACCCTTTCTTCAAATAAAAAGCACCTTACCCTTAATCTTAAAAGAAAAAGTAAACAAAGAATCTGA
- a CDS encoding fibronectin type III domain-containing protein: MRRVLFLFLLLGLIFFFSPLPTKAAVGELDQANEVDASDNSIAIRSHQEICQTFIPTLNRLNQVGFFVEKATLGELINVIVKDLTANETITTTTATIDTTDGWNVAPFTAKKVYPDHLYSLCLNTNSFTTEWSYKDYNSYTKGNAVIDSSADLNKDFGFLTFGFNENEENPPADENQNQNTNNTPDTSTESSEISAPSNFQAQDVPNDQGKAIKLTWQAPDGEIDGYNIYRRQSSDEEFKKIGSTKNNVLVYIDESVSPNTEYEYQITAYKGEKESSASSTAKAKAIDNLAPQKPKSLEVKVNQDGNLLELSWEANTEEDLAAYILTIENKEGKILFLEEINKDKTTYKTDKLDLSQEYVFKLQAKDSSGNVSGANKFEYQPGLKLAQIEEEKQAADNRLKTYLGIIFALLAIAGSVSIVVYNRRKKRKNKIEIKTK; the protein is encoded by the coding sequence ATGCGAAGAGTTTTATTTCTTTTCTTATTATTAGGGTTAATCTTCTTTTTTTCTCCTTTGCCGACAAAAGCTGCTGTTGGCGAACTTGACCAAGCAAATGAAGTAGATGCTTCAGATAACTCTATTGCTATCCGCTCCCACCAAGAAATCTGCCAAACTTTCATCCCTACTCTTAATCGACTTAATCAAGTTGGTTTTTTTGTTGAAAAAGCCACCTTAGGCGAACTGATAAATGTAATTGTAAAAGATCTTACTGCTAATGAAACAATTACCACTACTACAGCCACTATTGATACAACTGATGGCTGGAATGTGGCTCCTTTTACAGCTAAAAAAGTTTATCCTGACCACCTGTATTCTCTTTGTTTAAACACAAACTCATTCACCACAGAATGGTCCTACAAAGACTACAATAGCTATACTAAAGGCAATGCTGTTATTGATTCTAGTGCAGATTTAAATAAAGATTTTGGCTTTTTGACATTTGGTTTTAACGAAAATGAAGAAAATCCTCCTGCTGATGAAAACCAAAACCAAAACACTAATAATACTCCTGACACATCAACTGAAAGTTCAGAAATATCCGCCCCTTCAAACTTTCAAGCTCAGGATGTGCCTAATGACCAAGGAAAAGCAATTAAACTCACCTGGCAAGCTCCTGACGGAGAGATAGACGGCTACAATATCTATCGCCGCCAATCATCAGATGAAGAGTTTAAAAAGATCGGTTCAACTAAAAACAATGTTTTGGTTTATATTGACGAAAGCGTCTCTCCTAATACAGAGTATGAATACCAAATTACTGCTTACAAGGGAGAAAAAGAGTCTTCTGCTTCCAGCACAGCCAAAGCTAAAGCTATTGACAACCTTGCTCCGCAAAAACCCAAAAGCTTAGAAGTAAAAGTCAACCAAGACGGCAATTTGCTTGAGCTCAGTTGGGAAGCAAATACAGAAGAAGATTTAGCCGCTTATATTCTCACCATAGAAAATAAAGAAGGAAAAATTCTGTTTTTAGAGGAAATTAACAAAGATAAAACTACCTACAAAACAGATAAACTTGATCTTTCTCAGGAATATGTTTTCAAATTACAGGCTAAAGACAGCTCAGGTAATGTATCTGGAGCCAATAAGTTTGAGTATCAGCCGGGCTTAAAATTAGCGCAGATTGAAGAAGAAAAACAAGCTGCAGACAATCGCCTAAAAACTTACTTAGGCATCATTTTTGCCTTGTTGGCAATTGCTGGCTCTGTTTCTATTGTAGTTTACAATCGCCGCAAAAAAAGAAAAAACAAAATAGAGATAAAAACTAAGTAA
- the nusA gene encoding transcription termination/antitermination protein NusA, which yields MVKIETSEFLAAIKQICAERDLPEDRVFEVVEAALAAAYRKEYLSGEAKAEVELDQKTLKPKFYQVFEVVDEVKFPERQIDLKEAKKIKKDAKIGDEIKKVLPYKDRFGRIAAQTAKQVIIQKIREVEKSEAYNEYKDKVGKVIYSVVQQVEGKNVLVDLGKAIALLPPQEQNPTEEYYPGKRIRVVVLSVEITQKGPSIIVSRASEYLVEALFRTEVPEISSGVVQIKKVVREAGFRTKIAVKASEESVDPVGSCVGQRGTRVQTVLNEIGGEEKIDIILWDKDPKKFITNALSPAKVKEIKVDKKKKQAEVLVEPDQLSLAIGKQGRNVRLASKLTGYEIDVFALQDKEKAKKNKKKDKEAEEKKKEKEAEEEKSKAKKEEKE from the coding sequence ATGGTTAAAATTGAAACATCTGAGTTTTTAGCCGCTATCAAGCAAATTTGTGCTGAAAGAGATTTGCCTGAAGATAGGGTTTTTGAAGTGGTGGAAGCAGCCTTAGCAGCTGCTTATCGCAAAGAGTATCTTTCTGGAGAAGCCAAAGCAGAGGTAGAGTTAGACCAAAAGACTCTAAAACCAAAATTTTACCAAGTTTTTGAAGTGGTAGATGAAGTGAAATTTCCTGAAAGGCAGATTGATCTTAAAGAGGCAAAAAAAATCAAAAAAGACGCCAAAATTGGTGATGAAATCAAGAAGGTTTTGCCTTATAAGGATAGATTTGGCCGTATTGCCGCCCAGACAGCCAAGCAGGTGATTATCCAAAAGATTCGTGAGGTAGAAAAATCAGAAGCTTACAATGAGTATAAAGATAAAGTAGGTAAAGTTATTTATAGTGTAGTTCAACAGGTAGAAGGCAAAAATGTATTAGTAGATCTTGGTAAAGCTATTGCTCTCTTGCCGCCCCAAGAGCAAAATCCTACTGAAGAGTATTATCCGGGTAAAAGAATAAGAGTAGTGGTTTTATCAGTGGAGATAACTCAAAAAGGACCCTCAATTATAGTTTCCAGAGCCTCAGAGTATTTAGTAGAGGCTTTATTCAGGACAGAAGTGCCTGAAATTTCTTCAGGTGTAGTTCAGATTAAAAAGGTTGTCCGGGAAGCTGGCTTTAGAACCAAAATAGCGGTTAAAGCCTCTGAAGAGAGCGTGGATCCAGTTGGTTCTTGCGTAGGTCAACGAGGCACCAGAGTACAAACAGTTCTTAATGAAATTGGCGGTGAGGAAAAGATAGATATTATTCTTTGGGACAAAGATCCCAAAAAGTTCATTACCAATGCCTTATCTCCAGCTAAAGTTAAGGAGATTAAGGTTGATAAAAAGAAAAAACAGGCAGAGGTTTTGGTTGAGCCGGATCAGCTTTCCTTGGCTATTGGCAAACAAGGGAGAAATGTGCGTTTAGCTTCCAAATTAACCGGTTATGAAATCGATGTTTTTGCTTTACAGGATAAAGAAAAAGCAAAAAAGAACAAGAAAAAAGATAAGGAAGCTGAAGAAAAAAAGAAAGAGAAAGAAGCAGAGGAAGAAAAAAGCAAAGCCAAAAAAGAAGAAAAAGAATAA
- a CDS encoding WecB/TagA/CpsF family glycosyltransferase, giving the protein MKKTDKSGKEEVKAKIKNKMSILKVPVFKVSKKNFLKKVRFTISQNQQLQASTVNPEFLVEAQKDREFFKILQQTFNVPDGVGVLWAGYFKEKTRKARGYLGHFRRMFWFLFSLILVPFWQKIFNVFPEKISGSDIFWDLLTLAERKKWRVFLLGGGRGVAKLTAQKIKIRFPQLKVVEATSGGVIEKLKTPHLVKKIQITQPQLLFVAFGSPKQEKWIAYNLKNLPKPLVAIGVGGTFDFVAGKIRRAPKIMRSLGLEWFWRLILEPKKRLKRIWIAVFVFPWLVFKDSA; this is encoded by the coding sequence ATGAAAAAGACAGATAAATCAGGAAAAGAAGAAGTGAAAGCAAAGATTAAAAATAAAATGAGTATTTTAAAAGTACCTGTTTTTAAGGTTTCTAAAAAAAATTTCCTTAAAAAGGTAAGATTCACTATCTCTCAAAACCAGCAACTGCAGGCATCCACAGTAAATCCTGAATTTTTAGTAGAAGCCCAAAAAGACAGGGAGTTTTTTAAAATTTTACAACAAACCTTTAATGTTCCCGATGGAGTAGGGGTTCTTTGGGCCGGATATTTTAAAGAAAAAACGAGGAAGGCAAGGGGTTATTTGGGACATTTTAGGCGGATGTTTTGGTTCTTATTTTCTTTAATTTTGGTTCCCTTTTGGCAGAAGATTTTTAATGTTTTCCCAGAAAAAATATCTGGTTCAGATATTTTTTGGGATCTTTTGACTTTAGCAGAAAGAAAAAAATGGCGAGTTTTTCTTTTGGGGGGAGGACGAGGGGTGGCTAAACTCACTGCTCAAAAAATAAAAATTAGGTTTCCGCAATTGAAGGTTGTAGAAGCAACTAGCGGAGGGGTGATTGAGAAATTAAAAACTCCCCACCTAGTTAAAAAAATCCAAATCACTCAACCCCAACTGCTGTTTGTTGCTTTTGGCTCTCCCAAGCAAGAGAAATGGATCGCTTATAACCTCAAAAACTTGCCTAAACCTTTGGTAGCAATCGGCGTAGGGGGGACTTTTGATTTTGTAGCCGGCAAAATTAGAAGGGCACCAAAGATTATGCGCAGTTTAGGATTAGAGTGGTTTTGGCGATTGATACTTGAACCTAAAAAACGCCTTAAGCGAATCTGGATTGCTGTTTTTGTTTTTCCTTGGCTAGTGTTTAAAGATTCAGCTTAA
- a CDS encoding glycosyltransferase: MRVAVVHEYLTAFGGAERVLMDILDVFPQADLYVLTYSSKKLPVWVQKRLLRHRLFVSNLKKVQFFTPLVRLWAPYAVESFNLDNYDLVISNCNSYAKGTLTSTHTLHLSYIHSPTRYLWDYTHPYLKEHTSKRFSLALLRTIFCFQRRWDYLAAQRPDVVLANSKNIKKRIEKYYQRKANVLYPSIRVKKYKVGICKKDYFLVVSRLSPYKKVDLVVRAFKNKNLKLKIVGKGQELKRLKKMAQGAKNIEFLGFVSEKELRKLYAQALAVIFPQIEDFGLVPLEALASGTPVIAYNKGGVLETITEQTGVFFNEQTEKALIKAIDEFLSRKESFSPQVLRQQAEKFDFSHFKKRLLKIVKINQKQKIKKLIKKKK; encoded by the coding sequence ATGAGAGTTGCAGTAGTCCATGAATATCTGACTGCTTTTGGAGGAGCAGAAAGGGTGCTAATGGATATTTTAGACGTTTTTCCCCAAGCTGACCTTTATGTTTTAACTTATTCTTCCAAAAAATTGCCTGTATGGGTGCAAAAACGTCTTTTAAGGCACCGCCTTTTTGTTTCCAATCTTAAAAAAGTTCAGTTTTTTACTCCTTTGGTAAGACTTTGGGCGCCTTATGCAGTGGAGAGTTTTAATTTAGACAATTACGATTTAGTGATTTCTAACTGCAACTCTTATGCTAAGGGGACCTTGACTTCTACCCACACTCTGCATTTAAGTTATATTCACTCACCTACACGCTATCTTTGGGACTATACTCACCCCTATTTAAAAGAACACACCTCAAAGAGATTCTCATTGGCTTTACTGCGAACTATTTTTTGTTTTCAAAGGCGTTGGGATTATTTGGCGGCACAAAGACCAGATGTAGTTTTGGCTAATTCAAAAAATATTAAAAAGCGGATAGAAAAATACTACCAGAGAAAAGCCAATGTTTTGTATCCTTCTATCAGGGTAAAAAAGTATAAAGTGGGAATTTGTAAAAAGGATTATTTTTTAGTGGTATCCCGTCTATCTCCTTATAAAAAAGTTGATTTAGTAGTCAGGGCTTTTAAAAATAAAAATCTAAAACTCAAAATTGTTGGTAAAGGGCAGGAGCTAAAAAGGCTTAAAAAAATGGCTCAGGGCGCCAAAAACATCGAATTTTTAGGTTTTGTTTCTGAAAAAGAGTTGAGAAAACTTTATGCTCAGGCTCTGGCAGTGATCTTTCCTCAAATAGAGGATTTTGGCTTGGTTCCTCTTGAAGCACTAGCCTCAGGAACGCCTGTTATTGCTTATAATAAAGGCGGGGTTTTAGAAACAATTACAGAGCAGACAGGTGTGTTTTTTAATGAACAAACAGAAAAAGCATTAATAAAAGCAATTGATGAGTTTTTAAGCAGAAAAGAGAGTTTTTCGCCTCAAGTTCTGCGTCAGCAAGCAGAAAAATTTGATTTTTCCCATTTTAAAAAGCGTCTTTTAAAAATTGTGAAAATTAACCAAAAACAAAAAATTAAAAAACTGATAAAAAAGAAAAAGTAG
- a CDS encoding O-antigen ligase family protein: MWQVISWSVLGLSVVFGFLFRRQAFYLLLIFIPFYAFLITYLGFLLGVSSQDMEPVRLLKEGLVLGIFFSLLWYWLFRGKKVKFLLSDVLIGAYLIFLLVIAFAHHSSFREALFGLRYNFFFYFYYFVFRLFFTFFPAEKERGVKTIFITAILVFAFAVLQFFVLPKDFLCQFGYIREAMSNFDASLPLPAIHWLGNSNIARVQSFFAGPNQLASFCLIVLFLALGGGTRSKYLNWVAASLSLLVLGLTFSRSAWLGGIIGLSLFVFLIARTNIKLKAGILGFGIGVLAVLAYVFKARFYEIFIRPSSSAWHWVSLRDAWHSFLSTPWGIGLGKVGPASQWLKNAFISENYYLQIGLETGWLGLVFFLLPVLVLLWEFWQKQSLKTKAVFCLFLSLLVSSFFLHTLADGVLAIYLGLSLAWAQTNIEQ; this comes from the coding sequence ATGTGGCAAGTAATTAGCTGGAGTGTTTTAGGATTAAGTGTTGTTTTCGGTTTCCTCTTTCGTCGTCAAGCCTTCTATTTGCTTTTAATATTTATTCCTTTTTATGCTTTTTTAATAACCTATCTCGGTTTTTTATTAGGAGTCAGCTCCCAAGATATGGAGCCTGTTCGTTTACTCAAAGAGGGGTTGGTTTTGGGTATCTTTTTTTCTCTTCTTTGGTATTGGCTTTTTAGGGGCAAAAAAGTAAAATTTCTTTTATCAGATGTATTGATAGGCGCCTATCTTATTTTTCTTTTGGTGATAGCTTTTGCTCACCATTCTTCTTTTAGGGAGGCTCTTTTTGGTTTGCGTTATAATTTTTTCTTTTACTTTTACTACTTTGTTTTTCGTCTTTTTTTCACTTTTTTCCCTGCGGAAAAGGAACGAGGTGTAAAAACCATTTTTATTACCGCTATTTTGGTTTTTGCTTTTGCCGTGTTGCAGTTTTTTGTTTTGCCTAAAGATTTCCTTTGTCAATTTGGGTACATTCGTGAAGCAATGTCAAACTTTGACGCTTCTTTGCCTTTGCCAGCTATTCATTGGTTAGGGAATTCTAATATTGCGCGGGTACAGTCATTTTTTGCTGGACCTAATCAATTAGCAAGTTTTTGTCTGATAGTTCTGTTTTTAGCTTTGGGAGGTGGGACAAGGTCCAAATATCTTAATTGGGTGGCGGCTTCTCTTTCCTTGTTGGTTTTGGGCCTTACTTTTTCCCGATCAGCTTGGCTAGGGGGAATAATTGGTTTGTCTTTGTTTGTTTTTTTGATTGCTCGGACTAACATTAAATTAAAAGCAGGTATTTTAGGCTTTGGTATTGGTGTTTTAGCCGTATTGGCTTATGTTTTTAAGGCACGTTTTTATGAGATATTTATCCGTCCTTCTTCTTCTGCTTGGCATTGGGTTTCTTTAAGGGATGCTTGGCATAGTTTTTTGTCAACACCTTGGGGTATTGGTTTAGGCAAAGTAGGACCGGCTTCCCAGTGGCTAAAAAATGCTTTTATATCTGAAAACTACTATTTGCAGATCGGGTTGGAAACAGGATGGTTGGGGTTGGTTTTCTTTCTTTTACCAGTTTTAGTTTTGCTTTGGGAATTTTGGCAGAAACAAAGCTTAAAAACTAAAGCAGTGTTTTGTCTTTTTCTTTCCTTGTTGGTCAGCTCTTTCTTTTTACATACTTTAGCTGATGGTGTCTTAGCTATTTATTTAGGTTTGAGTTTAGCTTGGGCACAAACTAACATAGAGCAATGA
- a CDS encoding rod shape-determining protein: MIAKRLAIDLGTWSTLIAVPGKGVVINEPSVVAVSADTEKILAVGKAAEDMLGKTPESIIAVNPIRDGVIASYKTTEGMLRYFFDKIAGFFSFVRPEVMIAVPAGITSTERRAVIDAAISAGAKQAYVIKEPVAAALGAEIPIGVPSGHLIIDIGGGTTEVAVISLGDIVVAESVRIGGEKIDEAIVNYVRKKYKLIIGPKTAERMKMKIGAALPLRKEKTMEISGSNAVSNLPETIVVGSNDVAAAVEEVWQQIIQTVKSVLQKTPPELSADVIDKGMVMTGGGSMLRRADELLSKITGIPCQVAENPLYSVAKGTLMALERLDDFKEKVLWLK; this comes from the coding sequence ATGATTGCTAAACGCTTGGCTATTGACTTAGGAACTTGGAGCACTTTAATTGCTGTCCCGGGGAAAGGCGTAGTTATTAATGAACCCTCTGTGGTAGCGGTTTCAGCGGATACGGAAAAGATTTTAGCAGTAGGTAAGGCAGCTGAAGATATGTTGGGCAAAACCCCTGAATCTATCATAGCTGTTAACCCTATTAGAGATGGTGTTATAGCTAGTTATAAGACTACTGAAGGGATGTTGCGTTATTTTTTTGATAAAATTGCCGGTTTTTTCTCTTTTGTTAGGCCTGAAGTGATGATTGCTGTTCCGGCCGGGATCACCTCTACTGAAAGGCGGGCAGTAATTGATGCGGCTATTTCAGCGGGCGCGAAACAGGCTTATGTTATTAAGGAACCGGTAGCCGCAGCTTTAGGTGCTGAAATTCCCATAGGTGTACCTTCGGGTCACCTTATTATTGATATTGGGGGTGGCACAACTGAAGTAGCGGTTATTTCTTTAGGTGATATTGTGGTGGCAGAAAGTGTGAGAATTGGGGGAGAAAAGATAGATGAAGCTATTGTTAACTATGTTAGAAAGAAATATAAGTTGATTATTGGGCCTAAAACTGCAGAGAGAATGAAGATGAAAATTGGGGCCGCCCTTCCTTTACGCAAAGAAAAAACAATGGAGATATCAGGATCAAATGCTGTTTCTAATTTGCCAGAAACTATTGTGGTAGGATCAAACGATGTGGCTGCTGCTGTAGAAGAAGTTTGGCAGCAAATAATTCAAACAGTAAAATCAGTTTTACAAAAAACCCCTCCAGAGTTGTCTGCTGATGTTATTGACAAAGGTATGGTGATGACTGGGGGAGGATCAATGTTGAGACGAGCAGACGAGCTGCTTTCAAAAATTACCGGGATTCCTTGTCAGGTAGCTGAAAATCCTCTTTATTCAGTAGCTAAAGGAACTTTGATGGCTTTAGAACGTTTAGATGATTTTAAGGAAAAAGTCTTGTGGCTTAAATAA
- a CDS encoding PEGA domain-containing protein: MSDHETAKNSFLKKLLLFWIVFVLLASVLGTLLVLYSLGYRYDFKNKKIVLVSVAYINSRPQGAEIYLEGKKIGETKLTLPGITPGNYHFSLKKDEFYEWSANINIEPYSLIEISPALFYQKPETTTSVKFDKLLATKKSKILYQKKNAIFLQDINSEATAEKITFLKGNKVVFSSSSDYLVNETEKEWIMFNGSKKSIISKPKTTIKKWLISNKGEIYFLNQKNELWLAKEQKTEKLYSDIKDFDLKQNKLWVITKKGKFLLKGLTTEALAEKTLSVTNDSLAPIEIASLSFCNFENISQTVCLYNQKGYFVLQNKKLYWLGKDIKSLTEKDNLLAWLNAEGDIYIFKNEQTQFINRYFDAPLQINFFSPEHLILQYAHSIKILELETKQEFKVFSNSQKIVQTEASSEKEILIITNNSAIKSKITEASSLWQKVLQTFRK; the protein is encoded by the coding sequence ATGAGTGATCACGAAACTGCCAAAAATTCTTTTTTAAAAAAACTCCTCTTGTTTTGGATTGTTTTTGTTCTGCTTGCTTCAGTTTTAGGCACATTGCTAGTGCTCTATTCTCTTGGTTATAGATATGACTTTAAAAATAAAAAAATAGTTTTAGTTAGCGTGGCTTATATCAACTCCAGACCCCAAGGAGCAGAAATTTATTTGGAAGGAAAAAAGATAGGAGAAACAAAATTAACTCTTCCTGGCATTACCCCGGGAAATTATCATTTCTCCCTAAAAAAAGATGAGTTTTACGAGTGGTCAGCCAACATCAATATAGAGCCGTATTCTCTAATTGAGATTTCACCAGCGCTTTTTTACCAGAAACCTGAAACAACCACTTCAGTAAAATTTGACAAGCTTTTGGCTACTAAAAAAAGCAAGATCCTTTATCAAAAGAAAAACGCTATTTTTCTGCAGGATATAAACTCTGAAGCAACAGCTGAGAAAATCACTTTTTTAAAAGGTAATAAGGTTGTTTTCTCGTCCTCCTCTGACTATTTGGTAAATGAAACAGAAAAAGAGTGGATCATGTTTAATGGCAGCAAAAAAAGCATCATCTCTAAACCAAAGACAACAATTAAAAAATGGTTAATCTCCAATAAAGGAGAAATTTATTTCTTAAACCAAAAAAACGAGCTCTGGTTGGCAAAAGAACAAAAAACAGAAAAACTTTATTCAGATATTAAAGATTTTGACCTTAAACAAAATAAACTTTGGGTTATAACAAAAAAAGGAAAGTTTTTGCTTAAAGGCTTAACCACAGAAGCATTAGCAGAAAAAACCCTTTCTGTTACCAATGATTCTCTAGCCCCAATAGAGATAGCTTCTTTATCTTTTTGTAATTTTGAAAACATCTCCCAAACTGTATGTTTGTATAATCAGAAAGGCTATTTTGTTCTGCAAAACAAAAAACTTTATTGGTTGGGAAAGGATATAAAAAGTTTAACTGAAAAAGATAATTTGCTTGCTTGGCTTAATGCTGAAGGAGATATTTATATTTTTAAAAATGAACAAACCCAATTTATCAATCGCTATTTTGATGCCCCGCTTCAGATTAACTTTTTCTCTCCCGAACACTTAATTCTTCAGTATGCTCACTCAATCAAGATATTAGAGCTAGAGACTAAGCAGGAATTTAAAGTTTTTTCCAACTCCCAAAAAATTGTCCAAACAGAAGCCAGCAGTGAGAAAGAGATATTAATCATTACCAATAACTCTGCCATTAAAAGCAAAATTACCGAGGCTAGTTCTCTATGGCAAAAAGTTTTGCAAACTTTTAGAAAATAG